The Kroppenstedtia pulmonis genome has a segment encoding these proteins:
- the spo0A gene encoding sporulation transcription factor Spo0A — protein sequence MRVILADDNREFASLLKEHLNSQDDIEVIGVAYNGKEVMELLEEEQPDLLILDIIMPHLDGLGVLEKLNERSEPMPKIIMLTAFGQENVTQRAVELGAAYYILKPFDMEILTHRIRQMQGRPVTSNPKTSNRGTNRTDNLDANITNVIHEIGVPAHIKGYLYLREAITMVYNEVELLGAITKTLYPRIAEKYNTTPSRVERAIRHAIEVAWSRGNMESIRKLFGYTINVSKAKPTNSEFIAMVADKLRIEHKVG from the coding sequence ATGCGTGTCATTCTGGCCGATGACAATCGAGAATTTGCCTCATTGTTGAAAGAGCACCTGAATTCTCAAGATGATATAGAAGTAATTGGTGTTGCTTATAATGGAAAAGAAGTGATGGAACTCCTGGAGGAAGAACAGCCTGATCTCTTGATTTTGGATATCATTATGCCCCATTTGGATGGGCTGGGCGTTTTGGAAAAACTGAATGAAAGATCGGAACCAATGCCCAAAATTATTATGTTAACTGCTTTTGGACAAGAGAATGTAACCCAGAGGGCAGTGGAGTTGGGAGCTGCTTACTATATTTTAAAACCATTTGATATGGAAATCTTGACACACCGAATTCGTCAAATGCAGGGACGACCTGTCACTTCGAATCCCAAGACTTCAAACCGGGGCACTAATCGAACCGACAACCTGGATGCCAACATTACCAATGTCATCCACGAAATCGGCGTACCTGCTCATATTAAGGGTTATTTATATTTGCGGGAAGCGATTACCATGGTATACAACGAAGTGGAACTGCTGGGAGCTATAACTAAAACACTCTACCCCCGGATTGCTGAAAAATACAATACGACTCCCAGCCGAGTGGAACGAGCCATTCGCCATGCCATCGAGGTGGCATGGAGTCGGGGTAATATGGAATCAATCCGTAAGCTTTTTGGCTATACCATCAATGTCAGTAAAGCGAAACCAACCAACAGTGAGTTTATCGCCATGGTAGCAGATAAACTCCGGATTGAACACAAGGTGGGATAA
- the recN gene encoding DNA repair protein RecN — MLREMSIRHFAIIEQIHLTFDNGFHVLTGETGAGKSILFDALSLVVGGRGSAEFVRHGAKKAEVEALFEIADGHPAHNKLKELGLESEDGVLLIRRDISLNGKSTCRLNGQVITLSMLKQVGAYLLDIHGQHEHETLLHVEEHLSWLDTFGGTALLQQRNLYSGLFREYQRVTTELRQIRSDEREATRRIDLLTFQRDEIAAARLVEGEDEELQQEHNRLAHGEKLMHSASNAFESLYGDGAGMECLNRATGELEEIIRYDESLAPVLEMVQSAYYQVEEATRELARYRDELEFDPGRLAEVEDRISVLDQMKRKYGESIPDIIRHGQQAEEELQQLVNRDERISELETKQRELQSQLEEAGGELTQLRKEAASRLEQRVEQELGDLMMGGTRFAVVFQDHVEKEFFPNGLDRVEYQLAPNPGEPLRPLVKIASGGELSRIMLALKTIFSDIDGIQTMIFDEIDTGVSGRAAQAIAEKIARLARGCQILCVTHLPQVACMADVHFHLFKEVVQEKTRTRVKQLTDEGRTMELARMLGGVEVTDTTRTHALEMLRLAYRTKQAM, encoded by the coding sequence ATGCTGCGTGAGATGTCCATTCGCCACTTTGCCATTATCGAACAGATCCACCTGACCTTTGACAACGGATTTCATGTATTGACCGGGGAAACCGGAGCCGGTAAATCAATTTTGTTTGATGCCCTCAGTTTAGTTGTGGGGGGGAGGGGTTCTGCTGAATTTGTCCGTCATGGAGCAAAAAAGGCGGAGGTGGAAGCATTATTTGAAATTGCTGATGGTCATCCTGCCCATAACAAGTTGAAAGAACTGGGTTTGGAATCGGAGGACGGAGTGCTGTTGATCCGTCGGGATATTTCCCTTAATGGAAAAAGTACATGCCGACTTAATGGGCAGGTGATAACGTTATCGATGTTGAAGCAGGTGGGAGCGTATCTGTTGGATATTCACGGGCAGCATGAGCATGAAACCCTGCTTCATGTGGAAGAGCATTTATCTTGGTTGGATACTTTTGGCGGAACCGCTCTTCTACAACAGAGAAATTTGTATTCCGGGCTCTTCCGTGAGTACCAACGAGTTACGACGGAATTGCGACAAATTCGTTCAGATGAACGGGAAGCTACCAGGCGAATCGATTTACTCACTTTTCAGCGTGATGAAATTGCCGCTGCTCGTCTGGTGGAGGGGGAAGATGAGGAACTGCAACAGGAGCACAACCGGCTGGCCCATGGAGAAAAGTTGATGCACTCCGCTTCGAATGCTTTTGAGTCTCTTTATGGTGACGGGGCAGGTATGGAATGCCTCAACAGGGCTACAGGGGAGCTGGAGGAAATCATCCGGTATGACGAAAGTTTGGCACCTGTTTTGGAAATGGTTCAATCTGCCTATTACCAAGTGGAAGAAGCAACCAGGGAATTAGCCAGATACCGGGATGAATTGGAATTTGATCCGGGACGTCTGGCGGAAGTGGAGGACCGGATATCTGTTTTGGACCAAATGAAACGGAAGTACGGAGAAAGTATCCCTGATATAATTCGGCACGGTCAACAGGCAGAGGAAGAACTCCAGCAGTTGGTCAACCGGGATGAACGGATTTCGGAATTGGAGACAAAACAAAGGGAATTGCAATCACAGTTGGAAGAAGCAGGGGGGGAACTAACCCAATTACGCAAGGAAGCAGCTTCCCGGTTGGAACAACGGGTGGAACAGGAACTGGGTGACTTGATGATGGGTGGAACCCGTTTTGCTGTTGTATTCCAAGATCATGTAGAGAAGGAATTTTTCCCGAATGGTTTGGATCGAGTGGAATACCAACTTGCTCCCAATCCGGGAGAGCCTTTACGTCCCCTTGTGAAAATTGCTTCAGGTGGCGAACTTTCCCGGATCATGCTGGCTCTGAAAACCATTTTCTCGGATATTGACGGGATTCAAACAATGATTTTTGATGAAATTGATACAGGAGTCAGTGGACGTGCAGCTCAGGCGATTGCGGAAAAAATAGCACGTCTGGCCAGGGGATGCCAAATATTATGTGTCACCCACTTACCCCAAGTGGCTTGTATGGCAGATGTACACTTCCACCTCTTTAAAGAAGTGGTACAAGAGAAAACCCGAACACGTGTCAAACAATTAACAGATGAGGGTCGAACCATGGAATTGGCTCGAATGTTAGGTGGAGTGGAAGTAACAGATACCACCCGGACCCATGCCTTGGAAATGTTACGTTTGGCTTATCGGACAAAACAGGCGATGTAG
- a CDS encoding glycerate kinase: MRILVAPDSFKGSMSSLTAGKHMEAGILSVIPDARIQRVALADGGEGTVDAFLSACGGEKVFHSITGPMGQPVRGYYGLLPDGRVVMEVAASSSLTQVDQEKRDPWIASSQGLGELLLLALEKKPKEVIIGLGGSATVDGGIGFLQKIGVKILDRNNCDVPSGGQGLAQVAAIDPSSMDPRVKDTKITVASDVDNPLTGLDGAVRVFGPQKGAGPKLLPLLEEGMEHYATKLSDFVPDIQKQSGGGAAGGLGAALLSICNTTLKSGFQIVSQAIRLEEKISQSDLVLTGEGKIDSQTLSGKAPSGVACLGRQHGTPVIAFAGMVETGAGELKQKGMTAVYPIVNAPMTEQEAIQRGGELLEQAVQSFFQGAMAIGKSKPDS, from the coding sequence ATGCGCATCCTGGTTGCCCCAGATTCTTTCAAAGGGAGTATGAGCAGTCTGACTGCCGGAAAGCACATGGAAGCCGGAATACTCTCTGTAATACCCGATGCCCGGATCCAACGGGTGGCTTTGGCAGACGGGGGAGAAGGTACGGTTGATGCCTTTCTTTCCGCCTGCGGGGGAGAAAAAGTTTTCCATTCGATCACCGGTCCCATGGGTCAACCTGTAAGGGGGTATTATGGATTATTACCAGATGGCAGAGTTGTCATGGAAGTAGCAGCATCCTCTTCTCTCACACAGGTAGATCAGGAAAAACGGGATCCGTGGATCGCTTCCAGTCAGGGTTTGGGAGAGCTACTTTTACTTGCATTGGAAAAGAAGCCCAAAGAAGTGATTATCGGATTGGGAGGGAGTGCAACAGTAGATGGTGGCATCGGGTTTTTACAAAAAATAGGAGTCAAAATACTCGACAGGAATAACTGCGACGTACCTTCAGGGGGACAGGGACTGGCACAAGTAGCCGCAATTGACCCCTCTTCCATGGATCCGAGGGTAAAAGATACAAAAATAACGGTGGCCAGTGATGTGGACAACCCGTTGACAGGACTGGATGGAGCCGTTCGTGTTTTTGGTCCGCAAAAGGGGGCGGGACCTAAGTTACTCCCTCTTTTGGAAGAAGGGATGGAACACTATGCAACAAAGCTTTCCGACTTTGTTCCGGACATCCAAAAACAATCAGGAGGCGGGGCGGCAGGGGGCCTCGGAGCTGCGCTTTTATCTATTTGCAATACGACATTGAAGTCAGGCTTTCAAATCGTCAGTCAGGCAATCCGTTTGGAAGAAAAGATCAGCCAATCCGATTTGGTATTAACGGGGGAAGGGAAAATAGACAGCCAGACCCTTTCCGGAAAAGCTCCCAGCGGTGTAGCCTGTTTGGGACGACAGCACGGTACTCCTGTGATTGCATTTGCCGGCATGGTCGAAACCGGAGCAGGAGAGTTAAAACAAAAAGGGATGACAGCAGTCTATCCGATTGTGAACGCTCCAATGACTGAACAGGAAGCCATCCAGCGCGGCGGGGAGTTGCTGGAGCAAGCAGTTCAAAGCTTTTTTCAAGGAGCGATGGCCATTGGGAAATCCAAACCGGATTCATGA
- the spoIVB gene encoding SpoIVB peptidase, with translation MRHEQRKKRTGLFLVFLLVLIFMSTPFRQFMSFPSELRLFAGNLKELSMGMPAFATVTLSDPEVVEVNGSQGTPVHVNLKQPMTLLSKQIGHTQLTLRLFGKLPLKKLNVRVLPDVRVIPGGQSIGVKLKSQGVLVVGHHLIPGSKKSPGEKADIRVGDYIVKMDGKPIREVSQVTKAIEQAGEENRGIHVVLKRGGRNKKVILTPIQDQQDQSYRTGLYVRNAAAGVGTLTFYDPRRHVYGALGHVITDVDTGEPITAGGGKIVHSNVTSIQKGATGEPGEKRAIFFRENQVLGSIVNNTPFGVFGKMKKNPDEGLYKETVPVALAEEVKEGHAEILTVVEGQKVERYDIEIVHLIHQKYPATKGMIIKVTDPRLLKKTGGIVQGMSGSPIMQNGKMVGAVTHVFVNDPASGYGTYIEWMLRDAGVLQSAGLHRDPFFSVEKTGIYRKRCSCKEGLPWRMSNPFIRNKHCA, from the coding sequence GTGAGGCATGAACAAAGAAAGAAGCGGACAGGATTGTTCTTGGTCTTCCTATTAGTGCTGATCTTTATGAGCACACCTTTTCGCCAATTTATGTCTTTTCCATCGGAATTGCGTCTGTTTGCCGGAAATTTAAAGGAATTAAGTATGGGAATGCCTGCATTTGCTACTGTCACACTCTCTGATCCTGAAGTGGTGGAGGTCAATGGATCCCAAGGAACCCCTGTACACGTCAACCTGAAGCAACCAATGACGTTGCTGTCCAAACAGATTGGTCATACCCAACTGACTTTGCGTCTGTTTGGAAAGCTACCCTTAAAAAAATTGAACGTCCGGGTTTTACCTGATGTCCGTGTCATTCCCGGTGGGCAATCCATCGGTGTGAAATTAAAATCCCAGGGAGTTTTGGTTGTGGGACACCATTTGATTCCGGGAAGTAAAAAGTCACCTGGTGAAAAAGCGGATATCCGGGTAGGTGATTACATTGTAAAGATGGACGGGAAGCCAATACGGGAAGTTTCTCAAGTAACAAAAGCCATTGAACAGGCCGGAGAAGAAAACAGGGGCATCCATGTTGTCTTAAAACGGGGTGGACGGAACAAAAAGGTGATACTGACTCCCATCCAGGACCAACAGGATCAATCTTACCGTACAGGTCTCTATGTCCGAAATGCCGCCGCCGGAGTGGGTACGTTAACTTTTTATGATCCCCGAAGGCATGTATACGGTGCATTGGGTCATGTTATTACCGATGTGGATACAGGGGAACCGATTACGGCTGGCGGTGGGAAGATTGTTCACTCCAATGTAACCTCTATCCAAAAAGGAGCAACAGGGGAACCGGGAGAAAAAAGAGCCATATTCTTTCGGGAAAATCAGGTTCTCGGTTCCATCGTGAATAACACACCTTTCGGCGTTTTTGGCAAAATGAAGAAAAATCCGGATGAAGGTTTGTACAAGGAGACGGTTCCGGTGGCTCTGGCAGAGGAAGTCAAAGAAGGCCATGCCGAAATCCTGACTGTGGTGGAAGGACAAAAAGTGGAGCGGTACGATATTGAAATCGTTCATCTGATTCATCAAAAGTACCCTGCTACAAAAGGGATGATCATTAAAGTGACAGACCCCCGTTTACTGAAGAAAACCGGAGGGATTGTCCAAGGGATGAGCGGAAGTCCCATTATGCAAAACGGGAAAATGGTCGGGGCGGTGACACATGTATTCGTCAATGATCCGGCCTCGGGATATGGAACCTATATTGAGTGGATGTTACGGGATGCAGGTGTATTGCAATCAGCGGGTCTTCATCGGGACCCGTTTTTCTCTGTTGAAAAAACGGGAATATATAGAAAAAGATGTTCATGCAAAGAAGGATTGCCTTGGCGGATGTCGAACCCATTTATAAGAAATAAGCATTGTGCCTAG
- the ahrC gene encoding transcriptional regulator AhrC/ArgR — translation MKAQRHIKIREIITNSSIETQEDLVEELKTAGYNVTQATVSRDIKELHLVKVPTNNGRYKYSLPADNRFNPHQKLKRLMSEAFVSMDYSENLIVMKTMPGNANAIAELIDNLDWPDLLGTIAGDNTILLICRDRDKTSAIADRFFDML, via the coding sequence GTGAAAGCACAACGACATATTAAAATACGGGAGATTATCACCAACTCGTCCATTGAAACCCAGGAAGATCTGGTGGAAGAACTGAAAACAGCGGGTTACAATGTAACTCAGGCAACGGTATCCCGGGATATTAAAGAGTTACATCTGGTAAAAGTCCCCACCAACAACGGTCGATACAAATATTCCCTTCCCGCAGACAACCGGTTTAATCCCCATCAAAAATTAAAGCGGCTCATGTCAGAGGCCTTTGTCAGTATGGATTACAGTGAGAACCTGATTGTAATGAAAACCATGCCGGGAAATGCCAATGCCATTGCGGAGTTGATCGATAACCTCGACTGGCCGGATTTACTGGGCACCATTGCAGGTGACAACACGATATTATTAATATGCCGGGATCGGGACAAGACATCGGCAATTGCGGACCGGTTTTTCGATATGTTGTAG
- a CDS encoding NAD(+)/NADH kinase — protein sequence MTTIGILVNKGKPKARVILRELVRLLEFRQAGVLVEEDLGKEIGREDLGVKTDEIPEKVDIVFVLGGDGTLLGVARQFAAHQIPILGFNLGHLGFLSEAEPDSLSLAVDRVLAGDYYIEKRTMLDAEVVRCGDVLEKSIALNDVGIAKGSFGRMITSTVYMDGVYLGTYSGDGVIVSTPTGSTAYSLSCGGPIVWPGVKSLLLTPICPHTLTARPMVLPTEGLLEIRVSATHHDIGLTIDGQLGFSLKVDDIIRVRTSTHITSLIKWKERSFFEVVRKKLQGEQEEGPG from the coding sequence ATGACCACAATCGGTATCCTGGTAAATAAGGGTAAGCCCAAGGCCCGTGTTATTCTGCGGGAGTTGGTTCGTTTATTGGAGTTCAGACAAGCAGGAGTTTTGGTGGAAGAGGATCTGGGAAAGGAAATTGGACGGGAGGATCTGGGAGTAAAGACAGATGAGATTCCGGAAAAAGTGGACATTGTTTTTGTTTTGGGAGGAGATGGGACCCTTCTGGGGGTTGCCAGACAATTTGCCGCCCATCAAATTCCGATTCTCGGTTTCAATCTGGGTCATCTCGGATTCTTGTCAGAAGCGGAGCCTGACAGTCTTTCCCTGGCGGTTGATCGGGTGCTGGCCGGGGATTACTACATAGAGAAACGGACAATGTTGGATGCAGAAGTTGTCCGGTGTGGGGACGTATTGGAAAAAAGCATAGCCTTGAATGATGTGGGTATCGCCAAAGGTTCCTTTGGAAGGATGATAACCAGTACGGTTTATATGGATGGGGTCTATCTGGGAACTTATTCTGGTGATGGGGTAATCGTATCCACCCCCACAGGCTCCACTGCCTATTCTTTATCCTGTGGGGGTCCCATTGTATGGCCGGGAGTGAAAAGTCTCCTTTTAACGCCAATCTGCCCCCATACTTTGACAGCTCGTCCGATGGTCTTGCCGACAGAAGGACTGTTGGAAATACGGGTTAGCGCCACTCATCATGATATCGGTCTTACCATTGATGGTCAGCTGGGTTTTAGCTTGAAAGTGGACGATATAATCCGGGTTCGCACTTCCACGCATATCACTTCCCTAATTAAGTGGAAAGAACGCTCCTTCTTTGAGGTCGTCCGTAAAAAACTACAGGGTGAGCAGGAAGAAGGCCCTGGGTAG
- the dxs gene encoding 1-deoxy-D-xylulose-5-phosphate synthase codes for MHLEQIHSPQQLKQVPVEDLPKLAEEIRSFLIESLSVTGGHLGSNLGVVELTIALHYLFDSPRDQFIWDVGHQAYVHKILTGRMGDFPTLRQYKGLCGFPKRNESEHDVWETGHSSTSLSAAMGMAVARDLKGEDNRVIPIIGDGALTGGMALEALNHIGNERRNITVILNDNEMSISPNVGALHNYLGRLRTHKHYHKIKEEVEYFLRKIPSVGGTFATAAERIKDSLKFLVVSGVLFEKLGFTYLGPINGHDFKELMESLRQADQTPGPVLVHVVTVKGKGYTPAEQDAETFHGVGKNYKLEAGSRKPKKVGGPLPYNKVFGNTLIRLAEKDPKVVGVTPAMLGGSGMNEFASRFPDRSYDVGIAEQHAVTFAAGLAIQGMKPILAIYSTFLQRGYDQLIHDVARQKLNVVLAVDRAGFVGADGETHQGVYDVAYMRCIPEMVIMMPKDENEFQHMLYTAYRYDQGPVAVRFPRGVGLGVDMDREWKELPIGQSETLRDGRDVALLAFGNVVPLAMKAADQLAREGIRARVINARFAKPLDTELLDELCKAQMPIVTIEEGCSIGGLGSAVLEYYEEQGIYGMAVKRIGIPDYFVEHGGVEEQRIEVGLTVEKITGAAHSLLPRQRQRA; via the coding sequence GTGCACCTCGAACAAATTCACTCTCCTCAACAATTAAAACAAGTTCCAGTGGAAGATCTTCCTAAGCTGGCGGAGGAAATCCGCAGCTTTTTAATCGAAAGTTTATCTGTGACAGGTGGGCACTTGGGTTCCAATCTGGGTGTCGTAGAACTGACGATTGCTTTACATTACTTATTTGACAGTCCTCGTGATCAGTTTATTTGGGATGTGGGGCATCAAGCGTATGTTCACAAAATATTGACAGGGCGTATGGGTGATTTTCCGACACTTCGTCAGTACAAAGGGTTATGCGGATTTCCCAAACGGAATGAAAGCGAGCATGATGTTTGGGAAACCGGACACAGCAGTACCTCACTGTCAGCGGCGATGGGAATGGCTGTTGCACGGGATCTGAAGGGAGAAGACAACCGGGTCATTCCGATTATAGGAGACGGGGCACTGACCGGAGGAATGGCCCTGGAAGCACTGAACCATATCGGAAACGAACGGCGGAACATTACCGTCATTCTGAATGATAATGAAATGTCCATTTCCCCTAATGTCGGGGCATTGCATAATTACTTGGGTCGACTGCGGACTCACAAGCATTACCACAAGATCAAGGAAGAAGTGGAGTATTTCCTGAGGAAAATACCTTCCGTAGGCGGCACCTTTGCCACTGCTGCGGAACGAATCAAAGACAGCCTGAAGTTCCTGGTCGTGTCAGGGGTTCTTTTTGAAAAGCTAGGATTTACTTACCTGGGTCCTATTAACGGTCACGACTTTAAGGAGTTGATGGAAAGCCTCCGTCAAGCGGATCAAACCCCTGGGCCTGTACTAGTACACGTGGTTACCGTAAAAGGAAAAGGTTATACGCCGGCAGAGCAAGATGCGGAAACTTTTCATGGTGTGGGGAAAAACTACAAATTGGAGGCAGGGAGCCGCAAACCGAAAAAAGTGGGCGGACCGCTTCCCTATAACAAAGTGTTTGGAAATACCCTCATCCGGCTGGCAGAGAAAGACCCCAAGGTCGTGGGAGTTACACCTGCCATGTTGGGTGGTTCAGGCATGAACGAGTTTGCGAGTCGGTTTCCGGATCGTTCTTATGATGTGGGAATTGCGGAGCAACATGCTGTTACATTTGCCGCGGGTTTGGCCATTCAAGGGATGAAACCGATTTTGGCCATTTACTCCACCTTTTTGCAACGGGGCTATGATCAGTTGATTCACGATGTTGCCAGACAAAAACTGAATGTGGTACTGGCTGTGGATCGGGCCGGATTTGTCGGGGCTGATGGTGAAACACACCAGGGAGTGTATGATGTCGCTTACATGCGTTGTATCCCCGAAATGGTCATTATGATGCCTAAAGATGAAAATGAGTTTCAACATATGCTGTACACGGCTTACCGTTATGATCAAGGTCCGGTTGCGGTTCGTTTTCCCAGAGGAGTCGGTTTGGGTGTGGACATGGATCGGGAGTGGAAGGAGTTACCGATCGGCCAATCAGAAACCCTGAGGGATGGACGAGATGTGGCTTTGTTGGCCTTTGGAAATGTAGTGCCACTGGCCATGAAAGCGGCTGATCAGTTGGCTCGTGAGGGAATTCGAGCCAGGGTGATCAATGCCCGTTTTGCAAAACCATTGGATACCGAATTGCTGGACGAGTTGTGTAAGGCTCAAATGCCGATTGTTACGATTGAAGAGGGATGCAGTATAGGGGGATTGGGAAGCGCCGTTTTGGAATACTATGAAGAGCAGGGTATATACGGCATGGCTGTGAAACGCATAGGGATCCCCGATTATTTTGTGGAACATGGCGGAGTGGAAGAACAGCGAATTGAAGTTGGACTGACAGTGGAGAAAATCACTGGAGCCGCACATAGCTTGCTTCCCCGTCAACGCCAGCGGGCGTAA
- a CDS encoding TlyA family RNA methyltransferase, with amino-acid sequence MGLKKERLDVLLVHHGYYTSRQQAQRAIMAGLIRVNQERADKAGMKVPEDARIDIVGRVHPYVSRGGLKLEKAIKAFSLDLSERIVLDIGSSTGGFTDCALQHGAKKVYAVDVGYGQLAWKLRQDQRVEVMERTNFRYMKPDDLPGELPDFACIDVSFISLSHILPPLKEMLTGPAEVVALVKPQFEAGREQVGKKGVVRDPAVHQDVLRHFGRMAQTKGFRIRGFSPSPIKGSEGNIEFVTILDLTGTPMAESDLEEAVRRVVTKAHHSVGEEI; translated from the coding sequence ATGGGATTGAAAAAAGAACGCTTGGACGTGTTGTTAGTTCATCACGGATACTATACCAGCCGTCAGCAAGCGCAACGGGCGATCATGGCTGGATTGATCCGGGTGAATCAAGAGCGTGCGGATAAAGCGGGAATGAAGGTGCCGGAGGATGCTCGAATCGATATCGTGGGACGAGTTCACCCCTATGTGAGCAGGGGCGGCTTAAAGCTGGAGAAAGCCATCAAGGCTTTCTCCTTGGATTTGTCTGAGCGGATTGTTTTGGACATCGGCTCTTCCACTGGAGGATTTACCGATTGTGCGTTGCAGCATGGCGCCAAAAAAGTGTATGCCGTGGACGTGGGATACGGTCAGCTGGCTTGGAAACTGCGCCAGGATCAACGGGTGGAAGTAATGGAGCGAACCAACTTTCGGTATATGAAACCGGATGATTTACCTGGTGAACTTCCGGATTTCGCCTGTATTGATGTATCCTTTATTTCATTATCTCATATCCTGCCTCCGTTGAAAGAAATGTTGACGGGTCCGGCTGAAGTAGTGGCCTTGGTTAAGCCCCAATTTGAAGCGGGACGGGAACAAGTTGGGAAAAAGGGAGTTGTTCGGGATCCTGCCGTTCATCAGGACGTGCTTAGACATTTTGGTCGGATGGCACAAACGAAAGGGTTTCGGATTCGGGGATTTTCCCCATCCCCTATAAAGGGGAGTGAAGGAAATATAGAGTTTGTTACCATCTTGGACTTGACGGGTACGCCCATGGCGGAATCCGATTTAGAAGAAGCTGTTCGCCGGGTTGTGACAAAAGCGCATCATTCGGTTGGGGAAGAGATCTGA
- a CDS encoding phosphotransferase family protein has protein sequence MTHSHLYEAFSQLVQRIHPQSKLLRTWRLEGGVSAQVTALEILFPDHQTKKMIIRQYGKVDLQRNHHLAADEFNLLRILNHAELPVPMPYYFNQSDDLFSTSYIVIQFIEGQTLFTPADLNDCILQMATNLAHIHQLDSSRLEVSFLSHQKEIVAEKLSKNPVSMDNSLDEGLIRDTLKTLWPLPQQNHSVILHGDYWPGNILWNNGKLVGIIDWEDAALGDPLADIANSRLEILWAFGVDAMNHFTDQYKSIMTTLDDNHLPYWDLWAALKPISGFNQWGLDKSTEQRMRERHHLFVQQALEKLPS, from the coding sequence ATGACTCACTCTCATCTGTATGAGGCTTTTTCACAGCTGGTTCAACGAATTCATCCTCAAAGCAAGCTCCTTCGCACTTGGCGATTGGAAGGAGGAGTATCTGCACAAGTGACGGCACTTGAAATTTTGTTTCCTGATCATCAAACAAAAAAGATGATTATTCGACAATACGGCAAAGTTGATCTTCAACGGAACCATCATCTGGCAGCAGACGAATTTAATCTTTTGCGCATACTGAATCATGCAGAATTACCTGTTCCCATGCCCTACTATTTCAACCAATCAGATGACCTTTTCTCCACGTCATACATCGTGATTCAATTCATTGAAGGGCAAACATTATTTACACCTGCTGATTTAAATGATTGTATCCTGCAAATGGCAACCAATCTGGCTCACATTCATCAGTTGGATTCCTCTCGTCTGGAAGTGTCCTTTTTGTCTCATCAGAAAGAGATCGTTGCCGAAAAGCTCAGCAAAAATCCTGTTTCCATGGATAATTCATTGGACGAAGGGCTCATTCGGGATACCCTGAAAACCCTATGGCCACTCCCCCAACAAAATCATTCAGTAATACTGCATGGAGATTATTGGCCTGGGAATATACTGTGGAATAATGGTAAGCTGGTGGGTATCATCGATTGGGAAGATGCAGCCTTAGGGGATCCCTTAGCCGATATTGCCAACAGCAGACTCGAAATTTTATGGGCATTTGGTGTAGATGCTATGAATCACTTTACTGATCAATATAAATCCATCATGACCACACTTGATGATAACCATCTCCCTTATTGGGATCTGTGGGCTGCATTAAAACCGATATCCGGCTTTAACCAATGGGGATTGGATAAAAGCACCGAGCAAAGAATGCGGGAAAGGCATCATTTATTTGTCCAGCAAGCACTTGAAAAGCTTCCCTCATGA